Proteins co-encoded in one Brassica rapa cultivar Chiifu-401-42 chromosome A02, CAAS_Brap_v3.01, whole genome shotgun sequence genomic window:
- the LOC103852001 gene encoding protein CUP-SHAPED COTYLEDON 2 has product MDIPYYHYDHGGDSQYLPPGFRFHPTDEELITHYLLRKVIEGCFSSRAIAEVDLNKSEPWQLPGKAKMGEKEWYFFSLRDRKYPTGLRTNRATEAGYWKATGKDREIYSSKTCALVGMKKTLVFYKGRAPKGEKSSWVMHEYRLEGKFSYHFISRSSKDEWVISRVFKKPGLANTGGSAEASISVSNGTGTSKKTKIPSNISTNYREQPSSPSSVSLPPLLDPTTTLGYTDSSWSYDSRSTNTPVITTAITEHVSCFSTATTTTALGLDVDVDSFNHLLPPVPPGFDPFPRFVSRNVSSLSNFRSFQENFNHFPYYGSSSASTMTTPVNLPSSHGGTGMNYWLQTTAEENETKAGLLNGGLDCVWNY; this is encoded by the exons ATGGACATTCCGTACTACCACTATGACCACGGAGGAGACAGCCAATATCTTCCTCCGGGTTTCAGGTTTCATCCGACAGATGAAGAGCTCATCACTCATTACCTCCTCCGTAAGGTCATCGAGGGCTGTTTCTCAAGCCGTGCCATCGCAGAGGTTGATCTTAACAAGAGCGAGCCTTGGCAACTTCCCG GGAAAGCTAAGATGGGAGAGAAAGAATGGTATTTTTTTAGCCTCCGTGACCGGAAATATCCGACGGGACTGAGAACGAATAGAGCAACGGAGGCTGGTTACTGGAAAGCTACCGGAAAAGATAGAGAGATTTATAGTTCAAAGACTTGTGCACttgttgggatgaagaagactCTTGTCTTCTACAAAGGACGAGCTCCTAAAGGAGAGAAGAGCAGTTGGGTTATGCATGAATATCGTCTTGAAGGCAAATTCTCTTACCATTTCATCTCCAGAAGCTCCAAG GACGAATGGGTGATCTCTAGGGTTTTCAAGAAACCCGGGTTAGCTAATACCGGAGGCTCAGCAGAAGCAAGTATTAGCGTTAGCAATGGTACTGGTACAtctaaaaagacaaaaatacCCTCGAACATCTCCACAAACTACCGTGAACAACCAAGCTCTCCTTCCTCCGTCTCACTTCCTCCTCTCCTTGACCCCACCACAACCCTCGGCTACACCGACAGCAGCTGGTCCTACGACAGCCGTAGCACCAACACACCCGTCATAACCACCGCAATAACCGAGCACGTGTCCTGTTTCTCCACTGCCACTACTACAACTGCCTTGGGCTTAGATGTTGACGTCGACTCATTCAACCATCTTCTACCGCCTGTGCCGCCGGGGTTTGACCCTTTTCCTCGCTTTGTCTCGAGAAACGTCTCGTCTCTATCTAACTTTAGGTCGTTCCAAGAGAACTTCAATCACTTTCCTTACTATGGGTCGTCTTCTGCATCCACCATGACCACACCCGTTAACCTGCCTTCTTCCCACGGTGGCACCGGGATGAACTACTGGCTACAGACGACGGCGGAAGAGAACGAGACAAAGGCCGGTCTGCTTAACGGTGGACTTGATTGCGTATGGAATTACTAG